One genomic window of Panicum hallii strain FIL2 chromosome 6, PHallii_v3.1, whole genome shotgun sequence includes the following:
- the LOC112897267 gene encoding oxysterol-binding protein-related protein 4C-like isoform X1 — MVESEGELEAARAAAVLTPPLSLEGGLAAELRPANLARRVLSLFGNVSPGSDLSHFQLPATFNLPKSQLQMYGEGVYCAGEDLLGRCARGKDSLERLTAVVAWSISTTRPPIFGFAPYNPVLGETHHVSHGPLNVLLEQVSHCPPVSALHATDAAGDVRLVWCQSPVPKFHGASIEAAVRGRREVSLVRHGERYEVDCPNLLIRLLPAPSVEWAGDVRVVCADSGLEAELSYCRTRSFLGFGGDARCVRGRVFRSASREETVYEIDGFWDRTVSLKDVATGEVSVLYDAQQAITNLTTPAVQDHKGVAPSESAVVWGEVSDALLKKDWEKARQAKRLVEDEARRLAKERNEKGEVWTPKHFSLSQNKNGEWECWPLEESVPPAPIVVPS, encoded by the exons GTGGAGTCGGAGGGCGAGCtcgaggcggcgcgcgcggcggccgtgctgacgccgccgctgtcgctggagggcggcctggcggcggagctccgcCCGGCGAACCTCGCCCGGCGGGTGCTCAGCCTCTTCGGCAACGTCAGCCCGGGATCCGACCTCTCGCACTTCCAG CTGCCGGCGACGTTCAACCTGCCCAAGTCGCAGCTCCAGATGTACGGCGAGGGCGTGTACTGCGCCGGCGAGGACCTCCTCGGCCGGTGCGCCCGGGGCAAGGACAGCCTGGAGCGCCTCACGGCGGTGGTGGCCTGGAGCATCTCCACCACGCGCCCCCCGATCTTCGGCTTCGCGCCCTACAACCCGGTGCTCGGGGAGACGCACCACGTGTCCCACGGCCCCCTCAACGTCCTCCTCGAGCAGGTCTCCCACTGCCCGCCCGTCTCGGCGCTGCACGCCACCGACGCCGCCGGGGACGTGCGGCTCGTCTGGTGCCAGAGCCCCGTCCCCAAGTTCCACGGCGCCAGCATCGAGGCCGCGGTGCGGGGCCGCCGGGAGGTGAGCCTCGTCCGGCACGGCGAGCGCTACGAGGTCGACTGCCCCAACCTGCTCATCCGGCTCCTCCCGGCGCCGTCCGTCGAGTGGGCCGGCGACGTCCGGGTCGTCTGCGCGGACTCCGGGCTCGAGGCCGAGCTCAGCTACTGCCGCACCCGCTCCTTCCTCGGCTTCGGCGGCGACGCCAGGTGTGTCAGGGGCAGGGTCTTCCGCTCGGCGTCGCGGGAGGAGACGGTCTACGAGATCGACGGGTTCTGGGACAGGACAGTCTCGCTCAAGGACGTCGCCACCGGCGAGGTCTCCGTGCTGTACGACGCCCAGCAAGCCATTACTAACCTCACCACGCCGGCCGTTCAAGACCACAAG GGAGTGGCGCCGTCGGAATCCGCCGTGGTGTGGGGCGAGGTCAGCGACGCGCTCCTGAAGAAGGACTGGGAGAAAGCCCGGCAGGCGAAGCGGCTGGTGGAGGACGAAGCGAGGAGGCTCGCCAAGGAGAGGAACGAGAAGGGGGAGGTCTGGACGCCCAAGCACTTCTCCCTGTCGCAGAACAAGAACGGCGAGTGGGAGTGCTGGCCGTTGGAGGAGTCGGTGCCGCCGGCTCCCATTGTTGTCCCTTCATAA
- the LOC112897267 gene encoding oxysterol-binding protein-related protein 4C-like isoform X2: MYGEGVYCAGEDLLGRCARGKDSLERLTAVVAWSISTTRPPIFGFAPYNPVLGETHHVSHGPLNVLLEQVSHCPPVSALHATDAAGDVRLVWCQSPVPKFHGASIEAAVRGRREVSLVRHGERYEVDCPNLLIRLLPAPSVEWAGDVRVVCADSGLEAELSYCRTRSFLGFGGDARCVRGRVFRSASREETVYEIDGFWDRTVSLKDVATGEVSVLYDAQQAITNLTTPAVQDHKGVAPSESAVVWGEVSDALLKKDWEKARQAKRLVEDEARRLAKERNEKGEVWTPKHFSLSQNKNGEWECWPLEESVPPAPIVVPS, encoded by the exons ATGTACGGCGAGGGCGTGTACTGCGCCGGCGAGGACCTCCTCGGCCGGTGCGCCCGGGGCAAGGACAGCCTGGAGCGCCTCACGGCGGTGGTGGCCTGGAGCATCTCCACCACGCGCCCCCCGATCTTCGGCTTCGCGCCCTACAACCCGGTGCTCGGGGAGACGCACCACGTGTCCCACGGCCCCCTCAACGTCCTCCTCGAGCAGGTCTCCCACTGCCCGCCCGTCTCGGCGCTGCACGCCACCGACGCCGCCGGGGACGTGCGGCTCGTCTGGTGCCAGAGCCCCGTCCCCAAGTTCCACGGCGCCAGCATCGAGGCCGCGGTGCGGGGCCGCCGGGAGGTGAGCCTCGTCCGGCACGGCGAGCGCTACGAGGTCGACTGCCCCAACCTGCTCATCCGGCTCCTCCCGGCGCCGTCCGTCGAGTGGGCCGGCGACGTCCGGGTCGTCTGCGCGGACTCCGGGCTCGAGGCCGAGCTCAGCTACTGCCGCACCCGCTCCTTCCTCGGCTTCGGCGGCGACGCCAGGTGTGTCAGGGGCAGGGTCTTCCGCTCGGCGTCGCGGGAGGAGACGGTCTACGAGATCGACGGGTTCTGGGACAGGACAGTCTCGCTCAAGGACGTCGCCACCGGCGAGGTCTCCGTGCTGTACGACGCCCAGCAAGCCATTACTAACCTCACCACGCCGGCCGTTCAAGACCACAAG GGAGTGGCGCCGTCGGAATCCGCCGTGGTGTGGGGCGAGGTCAGCGACGCGCTCCTGAAGAAGGACTGGGAGAAAGCCCGGCAGGCGAAGCGGCTGGTGGAGGACGAAGCGAGGAGGCTCGCCAAGGAGAGGAACGAGAAGGGGGAGGTCTGGACGCCCAAGCACTTCTCCCTGTCGCAGAACAAGAACGGCGAGTGGGAGTGCTGGCCGTTGGAGGAGTCGGTGCCGCCGGCTCCCATTGTTGTCCCTTCATAA
- the LOC112897268 gene encoding thaumatin-like protein 1b yields METPRSCSSPRLLIFVLALAHWCSIAMASCSFTISNYCSQPIWPGTLAGAGTPQLPTTGFRLDPGQTVQVPAPPGWSGRLWARTGCAFDTGGKGACQTGDCGGRMECAGTGATPPATLFEVTLGKGAGDLDYYDVSLVDGYNLPVVAVPRARQGAGGGCNATGCMADLNRSCPKELQVDRGGGTVACRSACEAFGQDQYCCSGAYATPTTCRPTAYSSVFKSACPRAYSYAYDDGSSTFTCGNAADYTIAFCLALSGLQNPGAVPVGSPPAYGQSTSDGTGGTPPPSIDDNGVGSTNPPSPTTGNNGVGSTNLSPPSTDNNGVGCTDQPPPAASDGAGSTYQPPWMTLSSASTLHDQLWLVLPAVLLFLLWSFSP; encoded by the exons ATGGAAACGCCAAGAAGCTGCAGTTCACCACGCTTGCTGATCTTTGTGCTAGCACTGGCCCATTGGTGCAGCATCGCCATGGCGAGCTGCAGCTTCACCATATCCAACTACTGCTCCCAGCCCATCTGGCCGGGGACGCTCGCCGGCGCGGGCACGCCGCAGCTGCCCACGACGGGGTTCAGGCTCGACCCGGGGCAGACCGTGCAGgtcccggcgccgccggggtGGTCCGGCCGGTTATGGGCGCGCACGGGCTGCGCGTTCGACACCGGCGGCAAGGGCGCGTGCCAGACCGGCGACTGCGGCGGGCGCATGGAGTGTGCGGGCACCGGCgccacgccgccggcgacgcTGTTCGAGGTCACGCTGGGGAAGGGCGCCGGCGACCTGGACTACTACGACGTCAGCCTCGTCGACGGGTACAACCTGCCCGTCGTCGCTGTCCCGCGGGCgcggcagggcgccggcggcggctgcaaCGCCACCGGCTGCATGGCCGACCTCAACCGCT CGTGCCCCAAGGAGCTGCAGGTggaccgcggcggcggcacggtggcgtgCCGGAGCGCGTGCGAGGCGTTCGGGCAGGACCAGTACTGCTGCAGCGGCGCCTACGCGACGCCGACGACGTGCCGCCCGACGGCGTACTCGTCCGTCTTCAAGTCGGCGTGCCCGCGCGCGTACAGCTACGCCTACGACGACGGCTCCAGCACCTTCACCTGCGGCAACGCCGCCGACTACACCATCGCCTTCTGCCTCGCTCTCTCCGG GTTGCAGAATCCCGGCGCCGTTCCCGTCGGATCGCCACCGGCCTACGGGCAGAGCACTAGTGACGGGACCGGCGGCACGCCGCCTCCTAGTATTGACGACAATGGCGTCGGGAGCACAAACCCGCCGTCACCTACTACTGGCAACAATGGCGTCGGGAGCACCAACCTGTCGCCTCCTAGCACTGACAACAATGGCGTTGGATGCACTGATCAGCCGCCTCCGGCCGCCAGCGATGGCGCTGGAAGCACCTATCAGCCGCCGTGGATGACGTTATCGTCAGCCAGCACGCTACACGACCAGCTGTGGCTTGTGCTGCCTGCAGTGCTCTTGTTCCTCCTCTGGTCATTCTCGCCATGA
- the LOC112897209 gene encoding 30S ribosomal protein S16-2, chloroplastic/mitochondrial-like — MVVRIRLARFGCRNRPFYRLMAADSRSPRDGKHLEVLGYYNPLPGKDGGKRMGLKFDRVKYWLSVGAQPSDPVECILFRAGILPPPPMLAMAHKGGPRDRQPIDPMTGQPLDIEGLTIVDNPNMPDGENGASIEEMA, encoded by the exons ATGGTGGTGCGGATCCGGCTGGCCCGGTTCGGATGCCGGAACAGGCCCTTCTACCGGCTGATGGCCGCCGACAGCCGCTCCCCGCGCGACGGCAAGCACCTCGAGGTGCTCGGATACTACAACCCGCTCCCCG GGAAGGATGGTGGCAAGAGGATGGGGTTAAAATTTGACCGGGTGAA GTATTGGTTGTCGGTTGGGGCACAGCCATCAGATCCTGTTGAGTGCATACTCTTTCGTGCGGGAATTCTACCTCCACCTCCAATGTTAGCTATGGCACACAAGGGCGGGCCTCGAGACAGACAGCCTATTGATCCGATGACTGGACAGCCTTTGGACATTGAAGGTCTCACAATTGTTGATAATCCTAATATGCCGGATGGTGAAAATGGAGCATCTATTGAGGAGATGGCTTGA
- the LOC112897076 gene encoding pentatricopeptide repeat-containing protein DOT4, chloroplastic-like produces the protein MTTPPLSTISTHHRAPPPWPPPKNATNPRMKIRCGVLAPPAGQALQTAAAAPGPRSTSCPPNRVPSSDVNLQIQRLCRAGDLAEAVRLLGSDGVDVRGYCAAIQLCGEERSLEAGRRAHAVVRASGGGTGGIGSVLGKRLVLMYLKCGDLGSARGVFDEMPPQVANVRVWTSLMSAYAKAGDFGEGVLLFRQMHCCGVGPDAHAVSCVLKCIASLGSIMDGEVVHGLLEKLGLGAECAVANALIALYSRCGWMEDAMQVFESMHPRDAISWNSMISGCFSNGWHGRAVDLFSKMWSEGLEISSVTMVSVLPACAELGYDLVGKVVHGYSVKSGLLWELQSLEGGIDDVLGSKLVFLHVKCGDMASARRVFDVMSSKSNLHVWNLLIGGYAKAGEFQESLLLFEQMHGLGITPDEHTISCLLKCITSLSRVRDGLVAHGYLIKLGFGAQCAVCNALISFYGKSNRIEDALEVFDGMLHQDIISWNSIISGCTSNGLKNEAIQLFVTMWIQGQKLDSATLLSVLPACSQSRYWFLGRGLHGYSVKTGLIGETSLANALIDMYSNCSDWHSTNQIFRSMDQKNVVSWTAMITSYTRAGLFDKVAGLLEEMVLDGIRPDVFAVTSALHAFAGDESLKQGKSVHGYAIRNGMEKLLPVANALMEMYVRCGNIEEARLIFDHVTNKDIISWNTLIGGYSRNNLANESFILFSDMLLQFKPNAVTMTCILPAAASLSSLERGREIHAYALRRGYLEDSYTSNALVDMYVKCGALRVARLLFDRLTKKNLISWTIMIAGYGMHGCGRDAIALFEEMKSSGVEPDSASFSAILYACCHSGLRNEAWRFFNAMRNEHKIEPKLKHYACIVDLLSHTGNLKEAFELIESMPIGPDSSIWVSLLYGCRIHRDVKFAEKVADRVFKLEPENTGYYVLLANIYAEAERWEAAKKLKIKIGGRGLRENTGCSWIEVRGKVHVFVADNRNHPQGSRIAGFLDDVTTRMKEGHDPKKKYALMGANDAVHDEALCGHSSKLAIAFGVLNLSEGRPIRVTKNSRVCSHCHEAAKFISKMCNREIILRDSNRFHHFEGGRCSCRGYC, from the coding sequence ATGACGACGCCTCCGCTCTCCACCATTTCCACCCAccaccgcgccccgccgccatggccgcctccCAAGAACGCCACCAACCCACGGATGAAGATCCGGTGCGGCGTGCTCGCGCCGCCGGCCGGTCAAGCCCTGCAGACGGCCGCTGCTGCTCCAGGTCCAAGGAGCACCAGTTGCCCGCCCAACCGGGTCCCGAGCTCCGACGTGAACCTGCAAATTCAGCGCCTCTGTCGGGCGGGCGACCTCGCGGAGGCCGTGAGGCTGCTGGGCTCCGACGGCGTTGATGTGCGGGGCTACTGCGCGGCCATCCAGCTCTGCGGGGAGGAGAGGTCTCTGGAGGCTGGGAGGAGAGCGCATGCCGTGGTGCGCGCATCTGGTGGTGGAACGGGTGGGATTGGGAGCGTTCTCGGGAAGAGGCTAGTGCTAATGTACCTCAAATGCGGCGACCTGGGGAGTGCGAGAGGGGTGTTTGATGAAATGCCACCTCAGGTCGCCAATGTCCGTGTCTGGACTTCGCTGATGAGCGCGTACGCGAAGGCTGGTGACTTCGGAGAAGGCGTTCTGCTGTTTAGGCAGATGCACTGCTGTGGGGTTGGTCCGGATGCGCACGCCGTTTCCTGTGTTCTGAAGTGCATTGCCAGTTTGGGCAGCATCATGGACGGCGAGGTGGTTCATGGGTTACTTGAAAAGTTGGGTCTTGGGGCAGAATGTGCGGTTGCTAATGCTCTCATCGCGTTGTACTCAAGGTGTGGCTGGATGGAGGATGCGATGCAGGTATTTGAGAGTATGCATCCCCGAGATGCCATTTCTTGGAATTCCATGATTAGCGGTTGCTTTTCAAATGGATGGCATGGAAGGGCTGTTGATCTTTTCAGCAAAATGTGGTCTGAGGGTTTGGAGATCAGTTCGGTGACAATGGTCAGTGTTTTGCCTGCTTGTGCGGAGTTAGGCTATGATCTTGTTGGGAAAGTCGTGCATGGATACTCTGTGAAATCTGGATTGCTCTGGGAGCTTCAATCTTTAGAGGGAGGAATAGATGATGTTCTTGGATCCAAACTGGTATTCTTGCATGTGAAATGTGGTGATATGGCCTCTGCAAGAAGGGTGTTTGATGTGATGTCATCAAAAAGTAACTTGCATGTGTGGAATCTGTTAATCGGTGGCTATGCAAAGGCTGGTGAATTTCAAGAAAGCCTCTTACTTTTTGAGCAAATGCATGGGCTTGGCATTACCCCAGATGAACACACCATTTCGTGCCTTCTGAAGTGTATCACTAGTTTGTCTCGTGTCAGGGATGGCTTGGTGGCTCATGGGTATCTCATAAAGTTGGGTTTTGGGGCACAGTGTGCAGTTTGCAACGCACTGATATCGTTCTATGGAAAATCAAACAGGATTGaggatgcactcgaggtgtttGATGGAATGCTTCATCAGGATATCATTTCTTGGAAttcaataattagcggatgcaCTTCCAATGGCTTAAAGAACGAAGCTATTCAGCTGTTCGTAACAATGTGGATACAAGGACAGAAGCTGGACTCAGCTACGTTGCTAAGTGTTTTGCCAGCATGTTCTCAGTCACGCTATTGGTTTTTAGGAAGGGGGCTTCACGGCTATTCGGTGAAAACAGGATTGATTGGGGAGACATCTCTTGCTAATGCTCTCATTGATATGTACTCAAATTGCTCAGATTGGCATAGCACAAATCAGATATTCAGAAGCATGGATCAGAAAAACGTGGTGTCATGGACAGCAATGATCACGAGTTATACCAGGGCTGGGCTGTTTGACAAAGTGGCTGGTTTACTTGAAGAGATGGTATTAGATGGTATCAGGCCGGATGTCTTTGCAGTCACCAGTGCCCTTCATGCATTTGCTGGTGATGAATCCTTGAAACAAGGCAAATCTGTCCATGGATATGCCATCAGAAATGGAATGGAGAAACTTCTTCCTGTTGCCAATGCACTTATGGAAATGTATGTGAGATGCGGGAATATCGAAGAAGCACGGTTGATTTTTGATCATGTGACGAATAAGGATATTATCTCATGGAATACACTGATAGGAGGCTACTCCAGAAATAACCTTGCCAATGAATCCTTCATTTTGTTCAGTGACATGCTGCTACAATTCAAACCTAATGCAGTGACCATGACCTGCATCCTTCCTGCTGCTGCAAGCCTTTCATCCTTGGAACGGGGCAGGGAGATACATGCTTATGCACTACGAAGAGGATATCTGGAAGACAGTTATACATCCAATGCGTTGGTAGACATGTATGTTAAGTGTGGTGCGTTACGGGTAGCTCGACTTTTGTTTGACCGGTTGACTAAGAAGAACCTCATATCTTGGACCATCATGATAGCTGGATATGGCATGCATGGTTGTGGAAGAGATGCCATTGCCCTCTTTGAAGAGATGAAAAGCAGTGGTGTTGAGCCAGATTCAGCCTCTTTCAGTGCCATACTGTATGCTTGCTGTCATTCAGGTCTTAGAAACGAGGCATGGAGATTCTTCAATGCTATGCGAAATGAACACAAGATAGAGCCCAAATTGAAGCACTATGCCTGCATCGTTGACCTGCTCAGCCATACCGGAAATCTGAAGGAGGCTTTTGAGTTGATTGAGTCAATGCCAATTGGACCAGATTCAAGCATCTGGGTCTCATTGCTTTATGGATGTAGAATTCACAGGGATGTCAAGTTTGCAGAGAAGGTGGCAGACAGGGTATTCAAGCTGGAACCAGAGAACACAGGATACTATGTTCTTCTTGCCAACATCTACGCTGAGGCTGAGAGATGGGAGGCTGCCAAGAAGCTTAAAATCAAGATTGGCGGTCGAGGACTCCGTGAGAACACTGGCTGTAGTTGGATTGAGGTCAGAGGCAAGGTTCATGTCTTTGTCGCGGATAACCGGAATCACCCACAGGGGAGCAGGATCGCAGGGTTCCTGGATGATGTTACCACAAGGATGAAAGAAGGCCATGATCCTAAGAAAAAGTATGCTCTGATGGGTGCCAACGATGCGGTGCATGACGAGGCACTTTGTGGGCACAGCTCGAAGCTCGCCATCGCATTCGGCGTGCTGAATTTGTCAGAAGGGAGGCCAATCCGCGTGACGAAGAACTCAAGGGTTTGTAGCCACTGCCATGAGGCTGCCAAGTTCATATCCAAGATGTGCAACAGAGAAATCATTTTGAGAGATTCAAACAGGTTTCACCATTTTGAAGGAGGCAGGTGTTCTTGCAGAGGGTACTGCTGA